attataatttaGATCAATTGAATTCAACTTAAATTGTATTTAATTGATTGGAATATTCAGTTAGATGTAAAGGTACTCTCGAGTTTTTGTAACTCAACTTCAAATATCTGAATTTAAATTTGGGTGATTACTTTTTTTTCCCTCGAATTACTCACAAAGATAAAATACACTAATCGAAATTATCTTTCGTAGAATTTTACACTAATGAAAGATACACTTCAAATAAAACGGGGATTCCGAGCAATTTAGAGGGATTTGTATAGAATAAATGGGCCGCGTGTAGCAAAAAAAGCCCACATTACTTGAAAAAGCCCACAACAAGCACAAATTCAGAAAACGGTTCttcttgtgtcaaaaaaaagaaaagaaaagaagaagacgCTTCTCGCATTCTCTCGTTGCTTCTCTTCTCTCTGCTTCTCCTCTGTAAGTTTTCAATTCATTTTTCGTTCATTAGATAGATTTCGTTTTCAGCACactgattttgtgagatttcatTCGATTTCGTATGCTTTTTGTTCTCTATATTTTCCTGAATCAGAGGTAGTAGAAAATGACTTAGCTATATGTGTAATTAGTGAGAAATTAAGCTAAATTGTTTTCGTGTTGCCCCTGACCATGTTCTTGTTGCATCTTAAAAAAGTTAAGACTTAAGACCTAAACTCAGAGGTTAATTTTTTAGTACAAAAAATTGGGAATGAAGTATTGATCATAATAATAACGTTTACTTCTCTAATTAAATGTTAAAAATCTTATGATAATGCTCCTTACAATTGACATTAAAAGGTGGCTCTCAAACCAAGTGAttgagctcaagtggttaaCGAGCTCTCTATAGGACAAATAGTTCGAGAGAATCTGAGTTTAATTCCTGGTTGGAACAATTTTTGGcgctttacttacctcgcggccaaACTCTATATTACTAGGGCCTCCTTCCtctggaaccagagggttaGTACCCACACAAAAAGTAGTTCTCatgaaattattaatttattgtaAAGTTTCTTAAATCAGACTTGAACTACTATATTAATCTTTTTGCACAAATTCTTTACGATTTGGTTTGTAAAAGATGATTCTAGATTTGGTTTTACTTCAAAACTTGGAAACTTTGGGGGCTGCAATTAATTGTCATCCATTTCTTCAACGTTGTTTTTGGCTTACTTTGACAGCGCAATAGTGTTTATGTAGGAGCATCTCATTGCTTGTTATATTTGTAGCTGATTTTGAAGTGCTTTAGCAAAGAACATGACATCTAAAAGGGAAATGGTAACTGGTGATAGAGTAGAGGAGGAAGGGGTTGATTTGGAATTGAAAAGGCAAAGAGTGGATGAGAACTCTTCTCCCTCTTCTCCTCCTGTCTCAATTGCAAATCCGCTTTCTGGGTTGGCTAATTACTATGCTGACATCGATGAGGAGGAAGATTATTATCAAAGGGATAAGAGCACTGTTAGCGACAATAGGAATGGTGGGTCTCAGCAGAATGGGCATAAATATGAAGGGGATGATGACAGTGATGAAGAAGACGATTCACATGAAGAACTATTGACTGGAAGAAATTGTCGCCAGGTGGAGGTTCGGAGGGACTGCCCATACCTTGATACTGTTAATAGACaggtattttatttatttggtgtGTAGATACGTGTTTTGCTAGTTTGGATATGGATGTATCTGACTTTTGGTATCATTTTGTGTGCAGGTTTTGGATTTTGACTTTGAGAAGTTCTGTTCTGTCTCTTTGTCAAATTTAAATGTGTATGCATGTTTGGTTTGTGGTAAGTACTACCAAGGTAGAGGGAAAAGGTCTCATGCCTATACGCATAGTCTGGAAGCCGGACACCATGTTTATATCAATCTCCTTACCGAAAAGGTCTACTGTCTTCCTGATGGCTATGAAATTAATGATCCTTCATTAGATGACATTCGGCATGTCCTGAACCCAAGGTTCGtctattttgttcatttgtCTTTGTTTGCtgcacacaattttttttaaaaaaaatagattgactagtgactattatatttttcatcttttgtctaatgtattttttttataagcttttgTCCAATGTATGTATCATTATCAGCTATTGGCCCAGACAAATTTGTCCTTTTGTACCCCTCCTTCCACTGAAAAACGAAGTATTTGTATCCATTCTTTCCAAAATTTAAGTTGCGGACCTTCCAAAATAGAGCAAGTATTTTCACCCAGGGTTGTAGTTGCAGTAGGTTATAGTTGCAGTAGTCACTTACCTATATAAAGTTTAGTAGGAATATCGGATTTGAGCCTTTGTTTAAAACACACACTTTGGATAGGCATGAAACTGAATCCTCAGTGCCAGTGGTGTTATGTGTATACGTTCTACTCCATGTCGGGGCCAGTGGTAAGCCTTAAAGTTGGACAGAACCCTGGACAACTCCTTGGACTGGGTACTACGGGTTCACAGTTGATGTTTGGGTCATCTTGGAATCCCATTTTAGGTACTGAAAATGTTTTCACGAGGAAGAATTATTTTATGCTTGTTTCTTAGATCATTAGCATTAATTTTTCTCTTCCTTATATACTGATTGGATAATAGCATTTATTTTTATAGGTTTTGATCATTGCGTCATAATTTTTTGCTCAATGAATTCAGTTACCCACTTGGCTTTTTTATGCATTTGATCACTGTCAGTCACCCTAAAAGATCaattcccccccccccccccccccccccccttcatTAAGAATTACAAAGAAACCTTTGAAGCTCTACCattaattaagttatttttttaggttATCGTTTATGTTTCCTTGCTCATTTTACCTTGTCATTATGTCGACTTTTTCTAAAGATTAACTACTAGGATATATTTATCTGCAGGTTTACTGCAAAAGATGTTGAACAACTAGATAAAAATAAGCAATGGTCCAGGGCACTTGATGGTTCTAGTTACCTTCCAGGAATGGTATATTTCTTCTTTCTTGtagaaaatgaaattttgaTTATTGTTGATTGGTAGTTCTAGGTTGATGCTTTAACTCTTATATTTATCCATCATATGACAATTTTTCAGGTTGGACTTAATAATATTAAGGAGACAGATTTTGTGAATGTAACAATTCAATCCTTAATGAGAGTTACCCCGTTGAggaatttttttcttatccctGAAAACTATCAACACTGCAAATCTCCACTTGTTCATCGATTTGGTGAACTCACTAGGAAGATCTGGCATGCGCGAAACTTTAAAGGACAGGTTTGTTTCTGATGCCGtcattgtgtgtgtgtgtgtcattaaaattttatattttatctatAATATGCATATCAACAGGTCAGCCCTCATGAATTTCTTCAAGCAGTGATGAAAGCTAGTAAAAAACGGTTTCGTATAGGTGCGCAGTCTGACCCAGTTGAGTTCGTGTCATGGCTTCTTAATACGCTGCATGCTGATCTTAAAACTATAAAGAAGAATATGAGCATAATTTATGAGTGTTTTCAGGTTCTTTTcactctaatttcttttttcattgATACTAGCTGGTTGCAACTAGTCACTTGAGTTGTGTTTTGTATTAAACTTACTGTGCTTGCAGGGTGAACTTGAGGTTATTAAAGAGATTGCATCCAACAAAGAAACTTCAAATATGCCATTTCTAATGCTGGGGTTGGACTTGCCACCACCTCCTCTTTTCAAGGATGTGatggagaaaaatataattcctcAGGTAATTCTGCACTCAATGTTATCTTTCTTGTTACATATAGACAAGACAACGAGAAATTCATCCCACTAATAAAAACAACCTCTTTTTTATCTACATATACTGATTCATATTTAATCTtctttatatatgttaaattttaatCTCTTTTCAATAATAGACAATTGCATttagatattattttatttggtgtaataattttaataaagacTGGTAACTTAATATCACTTTCAAACcattcttaaaaaaaactataacttTATGATATTTACTTGACCAATTGAGCGGCCGGCCACATTCATGCATATTTTCTAGTTTCTAGTGAATTTTTCTCTTGATTTTTCATCATCTCTTACTTTTCAAGTGAAGTAGATTTTTTACTATGGTTTGTTTTGCATGCTAGATGGAATGCATCATGTCTGCTATTTTACTATCTCTCCTATAAgcacttattttatttttaatatatcaaGATACTTCGCATAGATCTGCATAGCTCTTGTTTCCCTTTAGACATTGaagtttttaaaacaatttattttattgaaaccAAATGAAGTAGACTTGATCATTGTCATGACTTGTATGGTTTTTTGTGTCAGTACTTGAAGTTTATAAATTCAATTGCAACCCATAATAATTTTCCATAGCCATTGACATTAAGTTCATTCTACAATTCTATGACGAAGTTCctcctatttttgtttttctgttttcaGTTCATTTTAGTTTTGAATAATGATGTTTTATCTGTCTCTCTCTCTTGCTTGCTGATAAGGTTTGGTTTCTAGGTTCCACTCTTTAACATACTAAAGAAGTTTGATGGTGAGACTGTCACAGAGGTGGTTCGTCCTCATATAGCAAGAATGCAGTATCGTGTTACCAGATTGCCTAAGTATATGATTCTTCATATGCGACGATTTACTAAGAACAACTTTTTTGTGGAAAAGAATCCTACTTTAGGTGAGAGCTTATGTTGCAATGAACcgttatattcaaattaatatcaGTCTACTTATTTCTAAGTTCACATTAATTCATTGAATGTTTGTTTCAGTCAACTTTCCTGTGAAGAATCTGGAGTTGAAGGATTACATTCCCTTGCCAACACCAAAAGAAAACCAGAAATTGCGCTCTAAATATGATTTGATTGCAAACATTGTTCATGATGGCAAACCTGGTGAAGGTTCCTATAGGGCGTTTGTGCAACGAAAATCAGAAGAACTATggtaaattatgtttttaatagtATAGAATTGTATATATCTTGTTCGAAAAATTTAAGGTCTAACTCCTTGAATTTTTAGGTATGAGATGCAGGATTTGCACGTGTCAGAAACACTCCCTCATTTGGTTGCGCTTTCAGAAACTTACATGCAAATATATGAGCAGCAGCAGTGAAAGACCGAGTTCAAATCCTTTACTGAGAGCACTGTAACCTGAAAGCAAGTGTTCTGAACTGAGATTTAGAATGAGACATAATTCATCGGCAGACACATAAATTTGGTTAAGAGGCGGTAGTTTAGACGCTTTTGGGGAAATATAATGTATGACTATTGTAGCTGAGGGGCTCATAATAtgcaaatatattgattttgttgttgtactTGATTGATAGTTCGCTTGAGTAACTTGTGGAATGAGAGGTATCCACTTAGCTTAATCCAGATTAAATTGCAATACTTAACACTTATAATTCCAAGTTGCACGATgcacaatgtttttttttttttttggtatatgcACGATGCACAATGTTTAATTCAACACTGTACGAGTTAATTACATAATTTTTGTTGGCACCATGTGTAAAACTGCAAAGATTGAAATTATTATGCTAGTAGATATCAGTTGTAGCTAGGATCAGTCTCGTGGCTCTTTTATCATCGTAACTTTTCACCTGTATTGTTACTGATAAATTTGTAAATCAATCTAGCTATACTAATAATCTCATTAAGGTTAACTTGTTATGGCTAACTCTGTTATAGTTTATATGAGAATGTGGGTAGTCAACCAACAGTCCAGGTCAGCGATAACAAATGGTTTTTTTATGCAACTTAACGTCAGGAACTTCTATGACTAACATAAGTTATattcaaggaatttaaaatgtttttttttttatgatttaggGATTACTCCCTAAACAGGGAACAATCAAGAATCTACGTATAACAAATATTCTaagttttataatatttattaaaaaaaaaaagatttttataaataaaagtaatgaATATAACTTTACTTATTGAATAGTTGATTCGAGATTTAACCACCAAGCCGAACCACGACTCTGAGACCTCTTATTGGAGAGTTTCGGAGAAACAATAGACCAATGCTCCAAGACCACAAGAAAGCAAGACATCACATTTTCATCCAAAACTTCAAAGCATTAAGTATCTAACATTCTTCTCATTTATAGTCGAAGTGAAACCTAACAAATTAATCCTCGTTAGTCGTTATATATTTGATTACATTACTCTTCCCGAGTAATCAGGGCCGGTCCCAAGTATTTGGAGGCCctgtttgaaaatttaaaatggatctttaataaaaatatattttttttaaaagtcattctctatttaaattgtaaataacataaaaaatagtcatcatagtaaataacatttaaaagcgacatattttaatcaatgacattaaaatacatcttcaatctaatatcattatcaactttacattttcttggggaaaaaaaacttttttgtaatgttgcttctttttttacaatcaacagcaagttatttataaaattaagagtgtgtttattaaatattttattttttgagttataaaatatttttagtagtaacaaagtcattaatttcttttacatatataaattttttaatagaccgATATAAACAATTAGAGGTCATGAATGTTTGAGGCCCTGTGCGGTGGCTCACCTTGCATACCCACAGGGTCGGCCCTGCGAGTAATACATGATGGAGACCAAGGTAATTAAAACCGAACAAGCCGGTTCAAGCGGTTTAGCTGGACCAGTAACCAGTCCGAGTAGACCTAAAAACCGCCCTACATCCGAACCAGAGTATAAACCAGGAAACCGAACAAAAATTGGGAAAATCTGTGTAAACAAGTAGTTCGATTAGGTTTCACATGTTGAAAATGTTTTGCTTTTTGTGTTGGAATAGGGAAAAAACTTgcgtaaagaagaagaagaaaatcataaaataaataacaacatTGTTGGCATAGACGAAGATAATCGATGTCATGTAGGTGTAACGGGTAAATAGATTCTAGGGACGAACCGGTAAGTCTCAAAGTAGGAATTCCAATGGTTTGAATAGAATCGGTACAAATGAGAAAGATTATGCAAACATAATACTGAATGAGAGAGTTACTACTATACAATAATTGTTACAAGCTTCTAAAAATCAAATGCTCGTGCCTTTGTGTGTTTCCCATCTAGTTGGTAGTGGTTGTTATCTCTCACTAAGTCTTTGTGACTTACCCCTTCTtcttacatattttttttagatttccaGTCAGCTGAGTAGCAAGTTGTTAGCTCATTCAAATCTTCATCAGTCTCACTCTTTTGGTAGGCCTCCTTTATGGTAGGCTAATTTGTATATATATCTTTTGGTTTGATCGAATATCTGCAGCTATTTTGAGTCTAGGAATATTTCATTTTGGGATGTATAAAGTTAAGAACGTAAATGTTGAAACTTTGACTAGTGATGTATATGCTGCAAACAGggtttattttgatttggaaaTATTGAAAATACAGATGTGATTTTGTCGAAATTTtagtaaatattatttttaaagtaaatggTCATTTTGgaaatcttatatttattgttaaattCGGTCATTAGGCTTGCCGAACTTGTATTAGTTCGTGCGCCGGTCACGATTCGTGTTGGGTCGTGAcaaagttggtatcagagctcggtCGTAGGTCCAAATAGCTGCAGACATAGAGTGATAATGGATTTTTGTTAGTAAATTGTGAACCCGGGCACCATTTACTCGCAAAAGCTATTCGCACTCTATGATGGTCTCCCTTGTTGtctaaatttgaaatttcatgTGGTCGCGTATCAAGAAGTTCATCAGAGGATTGAGAGAGTACTTGTTTAGATCTGTGGTTGGGTCTAAATGTTCCACTTTTGCTGAGGTTCTGAGTTTGGCACTTCAAATTGAGCAACGACAAAAGGATAAAGGAGGTAATAAACAAGATTCTCGCAAGAAACAACGAGTTGAAGGATCATACAGTCAGTACTCTAGTAGTGGCGGCGGTTCTATGTATGGTCATCAAGTGCAACAAAGGTCAGGTTCACAAAGGGGTGGTTTTAGCGGACAATCTTATCGTACTGTGCAAAGTCGTAGATCGGATCATAAGGCATCAACAGGGTCCATTTTTCCTCAGAAACATTCTAGTGGTACGACTGGAAATTTTTTCCAAGATGGTAAAGAGTGTTTTCACTGTGGTCAAATAGGTCACATCAGGAGGAACTGCCCAGTAGCTATGACACAACCATCATCTAGTCATGCATCAGCCCCAGCAGCTTTATCGCCTACTCAGGTTCATTCTACACCTATGCAAAAAATGGGAAATTCTTCTGTTCAGGGTTCGAGAACATCTCAACATGAGGGTAGAGGACCTGGAGGTAGAGGACAAATGCAAGCAGGAAGAGGCCAGGCTCGAGTCTTTGCTTTGACTTGTCAGGATGCTTAGGCATCAAATGTAGTGGTTACAGGTATTCTTTCTATTTGTTCCCAAGATGCTCATGTTTTGTTTGATCCTGGAGCTACACATTCTTTTGTATCTTTATGGTTTGCCTCTCGACTTGGTAAAAATTCATCTGTTCTTGACGAGGCCTTAGTCGTGGCTTTACCTATTGGTGATAAATTGTTCGCTGAGTCTGTATATCGTTCTTGTGACGTATCGATTGCGGGCCAAATATTATTTGCAGACTTAGTAGTTATTGGTATGATAGATTTTGATGTGATTTTGGGTATGGACTGGTTGTCGTCCCATCATGCTAC
This portion of the Trifolium pratense cultivar HEN17-A07 linkage group LG3, ARS_RC_1.1, whole genome shotgun sequence genome encodes:
- the LOC123916559 gene encoding U4/U6.U5 tri-snRNP-associated protein 2-like, coding for MTSKREMVTGDRVEEEGVDLELKRQRVDENSSPSSPPVSIANPLSGLANYYADIDEEEDYYQRDKSTVSDNRNGGSQQNGHKYEGDDDSDEEDDSHEELLTGRNCRQVEVRRDCPYLDTVNRQVLDFDFEKFCSVSLSNLNVYACLVCGKYYQGRGKRSHAYTHSLEAGHHVYINLLTEKVYCLPDGYEINDPSLDDIRHVLNPRFTAKDVEQLDKNKQWSRALDGSSYLPGMVGLNNIKETDFVNVTIQSLMRVTPLRNFFLIPENYQHCKSPLVHRFGELTRKIWHARNFKGQVSPHEFLQAVMKASKKRFRIGAQSDPVEFVSWLLNTLHADLKTIKKNMSIIYECFQGELEVIKEIASNKETSNMPFLMLGLDLPPPPLFKDVMEKNIIPQVPLFNILKKFDGETVTEVVRPHIARMQYRVTRLPKYMILHMRRFTKNNFFVEKNPTLVNFPVKNLELKDYIPLPTPKENQKLRSKYDLIANIVHDGKPGEGSYRAFVQRKSEELWYEMQDLHVSETLPHLVALSETYMQIYEQQQ